From one Bacteroidales bacterium genomic stretch:
- a CDS encoding GLPGLI family protein: MKIIKSLMILCLLTSITTTHLSAQFLADYPIKEIEPAKLIATYSLLYQEDSLPPHFTRQEDMILLLGNTMSLFVSKVGYSNELHLREIYSMEQFQQWVNTVPPLARISYRIYKKFPKDHLTFTHTVNTIPMKYEEPLDQFDWQLSADTATIAGYLAQKATTNYGGRQWVAWFTPEIPENDGPYKFYGLPGLIIKIYDTHHHYVFELLEITQPKEKGMIEYLEQDFTVTNKQKYFKAIDAHNASLVSWVKEKGGDDKVQQSAARVSGERNNPIELKRD; the protein is encoded by the coding sequence ATGAAAATTATAAAATCATTAATGATACTGTGTCTGCTAACCTCGATTACCACGACCCATCTTTCTGCGCAATTTTTGGCAGACTACCCGATAAAAGAAATTGAACCGGCAAAACTTATTGCAACATATTCTCTGCTGTATCAGGAAGATTCCCTTCCCCCACATTTTACAAGGCAGGAGGATATGATCTTGCTTCTTGGAAATACCATGAGCCTCTTTGTGAGCAAAGTTGGTTACAGCAATGAGTTGCATTTAAGAGAAATCTATAGCATGGAACAGTTTCAACAATGGGTAAACACGGTGCCTCCGCTGGCACGTATCAGTTACAGGATTTATAAAAAATTCCCCAAAGATCATCTTACTTTTACGCATACCGTTAATACCATTCCTATGAAATATGAGGAGCCGCTTGATCAGTTCGATTGGCAACTATCGGCAGATACAGCTACCATAGCAGGTTATCTGGCGCAGAAAGCCACCACCAATTATGGAGGGCGCCAATGGGTTGCCTGGTTCACTCCTGAGATTCCTGAAAACGATGGTCCTTACAAATTTTATGGCTTACCCGGCCTCATCATTAAAATTTATGATACGCATCATCATTATGTGTTCGAGCTATTAGAAATCACGCAGCCTAAAGAAAAGGGAATGATCGAATATCTGGAGCAGGATTTCACGGTGACCAACAAACAAAAGTATTTTAAGGCAATTGATGCGCATAATGCTTCACTTGTGAGTTGGGTAAAAGAAAAGGGTGGTGATGATAAAGTACAACAAAGCGCAGCCAGAGTGAGCGGAGAAAGGAATAATCCTATCGAATTGAAGCGCGACTAA
- a CDS encoding YifB family Mg chelatase-like AAA ATPase has product MKLVKTYGSAIQGVDAITITVEVNVDTGVNFFMVGLPDSAVKESQQRIESALSYIGYRLPGKKIVINMAPADIRKEGSAYDLTIATGILAASDQIGSKDIDRYIIMGELSLDGGLQPIRGALPIAIEARKKGFEGFILPKQNAREAAIVGDIKVYGVENIKEVIDFFNGETKPEQTIINTRDEFYASLNEYEFDFMDVKGQENIKRALEIAAAGGHNVILIGPPGSGKTMLAKRLPSILPPLNLHEALETTKIHSVAGRMSRNTSLIAVRPFRSPHHTISDVALVGGGSNPQPGEISLAHNGVLFLDELPEFKRTVLEVLRQPIEDRVVTISRARLSVEYPASFMLVAAMNPCPCGYYNHPTIQCMCGAGVVQKYLNKISGPLLDRIDIHVEVVPVPFKELSEARNGEKSAVVRERVVKARKIQEQRYEGKKNIHCNAQMTSKLLHEVCKIDSTGQLMLKNAMEKLSLSARAYDRILKVSRTIADLEGSTDILSEHLAEAIHYRSLDRESWGK; this is encoded by the coding sequence ATGAAGCTTGTAAAAACTTACGGAAGTGCCATCCAGGGCGTCGATGCCATCACTATCACCGTGGAGGTAAATGTAGATACAGGTGTTAATTTTTTCATGGTGGGACTGCCCGACAGCGCCGTGAAGGAGAGCCAGCAGCGCATCGAGTCGGCGTTGAGCTACATCGGCTACCGGCTGCCCGGCAAAAAGATTGTGATAAACATGGCGCCTGCCGACATCCGCAAGGAAGGTTCCGCCTACGATCTGACAATTGCAACCGGCATCCTGGCCGCTTCCGACCAGATTGGCTCCAAAGATATCGACCGCTACATCATCATGGGCGAGCTTTCGCTCGACGGTGGATTGCAGCCCATTCGCGGCGCCCTGCCCATCGCCATCGAAGCACGCAAAAAAGGTTTCGAAGGATTTATCCTGCCTAAGCAAAATGCCCGCGAAGCTGCAATCGTCGGCGACATAAAAGTATATGGTGTGGAAAACATCAAGGAAGTCATCGATTTTTTTAATGGCGAAACAAAACCTGAGCAAACCATCATCAATACACGCGATGAGTTTTATGCCAGCCTCAACGAGTATGAGTTTGACTTTATGGATGTAAAAGGGCAGGAAAACATCAAACGTGCTCTGGAGATCGCTGCTGCCGGGGGCCACAACGTGATTCTTATCGGTCCGCCGGGATCGGGCAAAACGATGCTTGCCAAGCGGCTTCCGTCGATACTTCCACCGCTCAATCTGCACGAGGCGTTGGAAACCACAAAAATACATTCGGTGGCGGGGCGGATGAGCCGCAATACGTCACTCATCGCAGTGCGCCCGTTTCGCTCGCCGCATCATACCATCAGCGATGTGGCGCTGGTAGGCGGTGGCAGCAATCCGCAGCCGGGCGAAATATCGCTGGCGCACAATGGCGTTTTATTTCTCGACGAGCTGCCGGAGTTTAAGCGCACGGTGCTGGAAGTCCTTCGCCAGCCTATTGAAGACCGTGTGGTGACGATTTCACGCGCAAGGCTTTCGGTGGAATATCCGGCCAGCTTCATGCTGGTAGCCGCCATGAATCCCTGTCCGTGCGGCTACTACAACCATCCCACCATACAATGTATGTGTGGTGCCGGCGTGGTGCAGAAATATCTCAACAAAATCTCCGGACCGCTGCTCGACCGCATCGACATCCACGTGGAGGTGGTGCCGGTTCCTTTCAAAGAATTGTCGGAAGCACGCAACGGCGAGAAAAGTGCTGTTGTGCGGGAGCGCGTGGTAAAGGCACGCAAGATACAGGAACAGCGCTATGAAGGGAAGAAAAACATCCACTGCAACGCACAGATGACCAGCAAGCTATTGCACGAAGTTTGTAAAATAGACAGCACCGGACAGCTGATGCTGAAAAATGCCATGGAAAAACTCAGCCTCTCGGCACGCGCCTACGACCGCATCCTCAAGGTGTCGCGTACTATCGCCGACCTCGAGGGTAGCACCGACATCCTTTCCGAGCATCTGGCCGAAGCCATCCACTACCGCAGCCTCGACCGCGAAAGCTGGGGAAAATGA